The following proteins are encoded in a genomic region of Bubalus kerabau isolate K-KA32 ecotype Philippines breed swamp buffalo chromosome 13, PCC_UOA_SB_1v2, whole genome shotgun sequence:
- the LOC129625591 gene encoding cystatin-C, with protein MVGSPRAPLLLLASLIVALALAVSPAAAQGPRKGRLLGGLMEADVNEEGVQEALSFAVSEFNKRSNDAYQSRVMRVVRARKQVVSGMNYFLDVELGRTTCTKSQANLDSCPFHNQPHLKREKLCSFQVYVVPWMNTINLVKFSCQD; from the exons ATGGTGGGCTCCCCGCGCGCCCCACTGCTCCTGCTGGCCTCCCTGATCGTCGCCCTGGCCCTGGCCGTGAGCCCCGCGGCCGCTCAGGGCCCTAGGAAGGGTCGCCTGCTGGGCGGCCTGATGGAGGCGGACGTCAACGAGGAGGGCGTGCAGGAGGCGCTGTCCTTTGCGGTCAGCGAGTTCAACAAGCGGAGCAACGACGCTTACCAGAGCCGCGTGATGCGCGTGGTGCGCGCCCGCAAGCAG GTCGTGTCGGGGATGAACTATTTCTTGGACGTGGAGCTTGGCCGGACTACATGTACCAAGTCCCAGGCCAACTTAGACAGCTGTCCCTTCCATAACCAGCCGCACCTGAAGAGG GAAAAGCTGTGCTCCTTCCAGGTTTACGTCGTCCCGTGGATGAACACCATCAACCTGGTGAAGTTTAGCTGCCAGGATTAA